The DNA window CTGTCGGTGATCCTGATCGTGCTGGCGCCGATCGTTTCCATCGCCATTCGCCTGGTGTCCAAGCGTTTCCGTAACATCAGCAAGAACATGCAGAACACCATGGGGCAGGTGACCACCAGCGCCGAGCAGATGCTGAAAGGCCATAAGGAAGTGCTGATCTTCGGTGGCCAGCAGGTGGAAACCGAGCGCTTTAACTCGGTCAGCAACCGCATGCGTCAACAGGGCATGAAACTGGTCTCCGCGTCTTCGATTTCCGATCCGATCATACAGCTGATCGCTTCGCTGGCCCTGGCGTTCGTACTGTTTGCCGCCAGCTTCCCAAGCGTGATGGCAACCCTGACCGCCGGTACTATTACTGTGGTGTTCTCGTCGATGATCGCGCTGATGCGCCCGCTGAAGTCGCTGACCAATGTCAATGCCCAGTTCCAACGCGGGATGGCGGCCTGTCAGACGCTGTTCTCCATTTTGGATATGGAACAGGAAAAAGACACCGGTACCCGCGAAGTGAAGCGTGCGAAAGGCGATATCGAATTCCGTAACGTTACCTTCTACTACCCATCCAAGGAAACGCCGGCGCTGCGTGATATCAACCTGAAAATCGCTGAAGGCAAGACCGTTGCATTGGTGGGCCGTTCCGGTTCGGGGAAATCCACCATCGCCAACCTGTTGACGCGTTTCTACGATATCCAGGAAGGCGAAATTCTGATGGATGGCCACGATCTGCGCGAATATACCCTGGCCTCACTGCGTAATCAGGTGGCGCTGGTCTCGCAAAACGTGCATCTGTTCAACGACACCATCGCCAATAACATCGCCTATGCGCGCGAGAGCGAATACAGCCGCGAGCAGATTGAGAAAGCGGCAGAAATGGCGTACGCGATGGACTTCATCAACAAGATGGAGAACGGCTTGGATACGGTGATCGGTGAGAACGGCGTAATGCTGTCCGGCGGCCAACGTCAGCGTATCGCCATCGCGCGTGCGTTACTGCGTGACTGTCCGATCCTGATCCTGGATGAGGCGACTTCTGCGCTGGATACCGAGTCCGAACGTGCTATTCAAGCTGCGCTTGACGAGTTGCAGAAAGACCGTACTTCGCTGGTGATCGCGCACCGTCTGTCGACGATTGAGAAGGCGGACGAGATCCTGGTGGTGGAGGACGGCCGCATCGTCGAACGCGGCGAGCACGCCGAATTGCTTGAACGGCAGGGCGCCTATGCGCAGCTGCACCGCATGCAGTTTGGTCAATAATGATTGAGCGCATCTGGTCCGGCGGTTCGCTGCTTTATCTGGCGCTGCTGCCGCTCTCTTGGCTGTATGGCCTGTTTAGTTGGCTGATTCGCCTCAGCTATCGCTGCGGCCTGCGCAAAAGCTGGCGCGCACCGGTGCCGGTGGTGGTGGTGGGCAACCTCACTGCCGGCGGCAACGGCAAAACGCCGATGGTGATCTGGCTGGTGGAACACCTGCAGCAGCGGGGCTATCGCATTGGCGTGGTCTCGCGCGGTTACGGCGGCAAGTCGGCGGTCTATCCCCTGGTGCTCAATCAGAATACCTCAACCCGCGAAGCGGGGGATGAGCCGGTGCTGATTTATCAGCGCACCGGCGCGCCCGTGGCGATTGCGCCCAAGCGAGCCGAGGCGGTGCAGGCCTTGCTGCAACACCAGCCG is part of the Serratia marcescens genome and encodes:
- the msbA gene encoding lipid A ABC transporter ATP-binding protein/permease MsbA, with amino-acid sequence MMNDKDLSTWQTFRRLWPMITPFKTGLIVAAIALIMNAAGDTLMLSLLKPLLDDGFGKTDSSVLVWMPLAVIALMLMRGVTSFVSSYCISWVSGMVVMQMRRRLFGHMMRMPVAFFDQQSTGTLLSRITYDSEQVASSSSSALVTVVREGASIIGLFIMMFYYSWQLSVILIVLAPIVSIAIRLVSKRFRNISKNMQNTMGQVTTSAEQMLKGHKEVLIFGGQQVETERFNSVSNRMRQQGMKLVSASSISDPIIQLIASLALAFVLFAASFPSVMATLTAGTITVVFSSMIALMRPLKSLTNVNAQFQRGMAACQTLFSILDMEQEKDTGTREVKRAKGDIEFRNVTFYYPSKETPALRDINLKIAEGKTVALVGRSGSGKSTIANLLTRFYDIQEGEILMDGHDLREYTLASLRNQVALVSQNVHLFNDTIANNIAYARESEYSREQIEKAAEMAYAMDFINKMENGLDTVIGENGVMLSGGQRQRIAIARALLRDCPILILDEATSALDTESERAIQAALDELQKDRTSLVIAHRLSTIEKADEILVVEDGRIVERGEHAELLERQGAYAQLHRMQFGQ